The proteins below come from a single bacterium genomic window:
- a CDS encoding fumarate hydratase: MREISARAVSESVARLLVEANTLLGADVVSAFEKGAACESSPAGRDVFGQLLENAELARRSGVPLCQDTGLTVVFLERGQDLHVTGGDLREAVHAGVRKGCKDGYLRASVVSPPVIRRVNTGDNTPAIIHETTVPGDRLRITVAPKGGGSENMSGLTMLRPADGREGVRRFVVETVAKAGSNPCPPVVVGVGIGGTFELCALIAKKALLREPLGAPNPDPDFAQLERDLLADINRLGIGPGGLGGNVTALAVHVETHPCHIASLPVAVNINCHSHRHREELL, encoded by the coding sequence GTGAGAGAGATCAGCGCACGGGCGGTCAGCGAGAGCGTCGCGCGGCTCCTCGTCGAGGCCAACACGCTGCTCGGGGCGGACGTCGTCTCGGCGTTCGAGAAGGGCGCGGCCTGCGAGAGTTCCCCAGCCGGCCGCGACGTGTTCGGCCAGCTGCTCGAGAACGCCGAGCTGGCGCGCCGCTCCGGCGTGCCGCTCTGCCAGGACACCGGACTGACCGTGGTCTTCCTCGAGCGCGGCCAGGACCTGCACGTCACCGGCGGGGACCTGCGCGAGGCCGTCCACGCCGGCGTGCGCAAGGGCTGCAAGGACGGCTACCTGCGCGCCTCCGTGGTGTCGCCGCCCGTGATCCGCCGCGTGAACACCGGCGACAACACCCCCGCCATCATCCACGAGACGACCGTGCCGGGCGACCGCCTGCGCATCACCGTCGCCCCCAAGGGCGGCGGCAGCGAGAACATGAGCGGCCTGACGATGCTGCGTCCCGCCGACGGGCGCGAGGGGGTGCGGCGCTTCGTCGTGGAGACCGTCGCGAAGGCGGGCTCGAACCCCTGCCCGCCCGTCGTGGTCGGCGTGGGGATCGGCGGCACCTTCGAGCTGTGCGCGCTCATCGCCAAGAAGGCGCTGCTGCGGGAGCCGCTCGGCGCGCCGAACCCCGACCCGGACTTCGCGCAGCTCGAGCGCGACCTGCTGGCCGACATCAACCGCCTCGGCATCGGCCCCGGGGGCCTCGGCGGCAACGTCACCGCGCTCGCCGTGCACGTGGAGACCCACCCCTGCCACATCGCGAGCCTGCCGGTCGCCGTCAACATCAACTGCCACTCGCACCGCCACCGGGAGGAGCTGCTGTGA
- a CDS encoding Fe-S-containing hydro-lyase produces the protein MSTDAHAAIRLTTPLTPQAVASLRAGDQVLLSGTVYTARDAAHARMIALLEKGQPLPFPIEGQVLYYVGPTPPRPGQPIGSAGPTTSGRMDSYTPALLAAGLRGMIGKGSRSAEVREAIVRHGAVYFAATGGAGALLAQRIKAAEVVAWEELGTEAVRRLVVEDFPLVVIDDAHGHDLYEEGAARYRAG, from the coding sequence GTGAGCACCGACGCCCACGCCGCCATCCGCCTGACGACGCCGCTGACGCCCCAGGCAGTGGCCTCCCTGCGCGCCGGCGATCAGGTCCTGCTCTCGGGGACGGTCTACACCGCCCGGGACGCCGCCCACGCGCGCATGATCGCGCTGCTCGAGAAGGGCCAGCCGCTGCCCTTCCCCATCGAGGGCCAGGTGCTCTACTACGTCGGCCCGACGCCCCCGCGCCCCGGCCAGCCGATCGGCTCGGCCGGCCCCACGACGAGCGGCCGCATGGACTCCTACACGCCGGCGCTGCTGGCCGCCGGCCTGCGGGGGATGATCGGCAAGGGCAGCCGTTCCGCGGAGGTCCGCGAGGCGATCGTGCGCCACGGCGCCGTGTACTTCGCGGCCACCGGCGGCGCCGGCGCGCTGCTCGCCCAGCGCATCAAGGCCGCCGAGGTCGTCGCCTGGGAGGAACTCGGCACCGAGGCCGTCCGCCGCCTCGTTGTCGAGGACTTCCCGCTCGTGGTCATCGACGACGCGCACGGCCACGACCTCTACGAGGAGGGCGCGGCCCGCTACCGCGCCGGCTGA
- the glgB gene encoding 1,4-alpha-glucan branching protein GlgB, which yields MGARAAADPLCPADRDLRRLLAGRHHDPHRILGVHRAPGTPGDWIVRCFHPGAATAEVLVEGRPPLAMARVHEAGLFAARLAGGETPPVYRLRLGFPDGGSLERDDPYRFLPTVGELDLHLIGEGSHRRLWEVLGAHPRVLDGVAGVAFAVWAPNARRVSVVGEFNAWDGRVHAMRVLGGSGVWELFIPGIGEWALYRYEIAAADGALRLKTDPLAFAAELRPKTAGLVFEHGRYPWADAAWMAERAQRQPRSGPLAIYEVHLGSWMRSGGEAGEWLTYREIAPRLAEHVRRLGFTHVELLPVAEHPFDASWGYQVTGFYAPTSRFGTPDDFKFLVDTLHQAGIGVILDWVPGHFPRDDHSLRRFDGTALYEHEDPRLGEHPDWGTLIFNFGRNEVANFLLANALFWLEVFHVDALRVDAVASMLYLDYSRREGEWIPNRYGGRENLDAVAFLRRLNELVYALHDGCFTVAEESTAWPAVSLPTWLGGLGFGFKWNMGWMHDTLHYFHRDPVHRAHHHNELTFSMLYAYTENFVLPLSHDEVVHGKGSLLGKMPGDRWRQFANLRLLMAYHWTHPGKKLLFMGSELAPDREWDHDRGLEWHLAQDPPRAGVLRLIEDLGRLYRGTAALWELDHDPEGFAWIDCQDAAQSVVSFVRRDRSGGHVVVALNLTPVPRRAYRVGLPCAGPYREALNTDAALYGGGNLGNGGTVVPEPVAMHGFAQSAALTLPPLAAVVLQPLAG from the coding sequence ATGGGCGCGCGCGCCGCGGCCGACCCGCTCTGCCCCGCCGACCGCGATCTGCGTCGGCTGCTCGCGGGCCGCCATCACGACCCGCACCGCATCCTCGGCGTCCACCGCGCGCCGGGGACGCCGGGCGACTGGATCGTCCGCTGCTTCCACCCCGGCGCCGCGACCGCGGAGGTCCTCGTCGAGGGCCGCCCGCCGCTGGCCATGGCCCGCGTCCACGAGGCGGGCCTCTTCGCCGCGCGCCTCGCCGGCGGGGAGACGCCGCCCGTCTACCGCCTGCGCCTGGGCTTCCCCGACGGCGGCTCGCTCGAGCGCGACGACCCCTACCGCTTCCTGCCGACGGTCGGGGAGCTGGATCTGCACCTGATCGGCGAGGGCTCGCACCGGCGGCTCTGGGAGGTGCTCGGCGCGCACCCGCGCGTCCTCGACGGCGTCGCGGGCGTGGCCTTCGCGGTCTGGGCGCCGAACGCGCGCCGCGTCAGCGTCGTCGGCGAGTTCAACGCCTGGGACGGGCGCGTCCACGCGATGCGCGTGCTCGGCGGCTCCGGCGTCTGGGAGCTGTTCATCCCCGGCATCGGCGAGTGGGCGCTGTATCGCTACGAGATCGCGGCCGCCGACGGCGCGCTGCGCCTCAAGACCGATCCGCTCGCGTTCGCCGCGGAGCTGCGGCCCAAGACCGCCGGCCTCGTCTTCGAGCACGGCCGCTATCCCTGGGCCGACGCCGCCTGGATGGCGGAGCGCGCGCAGCGCCAGCCGCGCTCGGGACCGCTGGCGATCTACGAAGTCCACCTCGGCTCCTGGATGCGCAGCGGCGGGGAAGCGGGCGAGTGGCTGACGTATCGCGAGATCGCCCCGCGCCTCGCCGAGCACGTGCGCCGGCTCGGGTTCACGCACGTGGAGCTGCTCCCCGTCGCCGAGCACCCCTTCGACGCCTCGTGGGGCTACCAGGTGACGGGCTTTTACGCGCCGACGAGCCGCTTCGGGACGCCGGATGACTTCAAGTTCCTGGTCGACACCCTGCACCAGGCGGGGATCGGCGTGATCCTCGACTGGGTACCCGGACACTTCCCGCGCGACGACCACAGCCTGCGCCGCTTCGACGGCACCGCGCTCTACGAGCACGAGGACCCGCGGCTCGGCGAGCACCCCGACTGGGGGACGCTGATCTTCAACTTCGGCCGCAACGAGGTCGCCAACTTCCTGCTCGCCAACGCCCTCTTCTGGCTGGAGGTCTTCCACGTCGACGCGCTGCGCGTGGACGCCGTGGCCTCGATGCTGTACCTCGACTACAGCCGGCGCGAGGGCGAGTGGATCCCCAACCGCTACGGCGGCCGCGAGAACCTCGACGCGGTGGCCTTCCTGCGCCGCCTCAACGAGCTGGTGTACGCGCTGCACGACGGGTGCTTCACGGTCGCCGAGGAGTCCACGGCCTGGCCGGCGGTCTCGCTGCCGACGTGGCTCGGCGGGCTGGGCTTCGGCTTCAAGTGGAACATGGGCTGGATGCACGACACGCTGCACTACTTTCACCGCGACCCGGTGCACCGCGCCCACCACCACAACGAGCTGACCTTCTCGATGCTCTACGCCTACACCGAGAACTTCGTGCTGCCGCTCTCGCACGACGAGGTCGTGCACGGCAAGGGCTCGCTGCTCGGCAAGATGCCCGGCGACCGCTGGCGGCAGTTCGCGAACCTGCGCCTGCTCATGGCGTACCACTGGACGCACCCGGGCAAGAAGCTGCTCTTCATGGGCTCGGAGCTGGCGCCGGACCGCGAGTGGGACCACGACCGCGGCCTGGAGTGGCACCTGGCGCAGGACCCGCCGCGCGCCGGCGTCCTGCGGCTCATCGAGGACCTCGGCCGCCTCTACCGCGGCACCGCGGCGCTCTGGGAGCTGGACCACGACCCCGAGGGCTTCGCCTGGATCGACTGCCAGGACGCCGCGCAGAGCGTCGTCTCGTTCGTGCGCCGCGACCGCTCCGGCGGGCACGTCGTCGTCGCGCTGAACCTCACGCCGGTGCCGCGCCGCGCCTACCGCGTCGGGCTGCCGTGCGCCGGCCCCTACCGCGAGGCGCTCAACACGGACGCGGCGCTCTATGGCGGGGGCAACCTCGGCAACGGCGGCACCGTGGTGCCCGAGCCGGTGGCGATGCACGGGTTCGCGCAGTCCGCGGCGCTCACGCTGCCGCCGCTGGCAGCCGTCGTCCTCCAGCCGCTCGCGGGGTAG
- the malQ gene encoding 4-alpha-glucanotransferase yields MGTSPLERLAAAAGIEASWRDNWGGIHLAEERTVAGILAAMGLCAEPPSAARRTLAQTAEAAWCEPLPPVLVVSAASPPERFPAALPRGTGAPGEGGRSVPAFTVELIEEGGARRGATFGGGEISRAGTRRYRSGVWDRFDVPLPGPFPLGYHTLRVTARRDGREVLGGEIPLIACPDRCWTPPGHEDGACAGGLGVALYGLRSARNAGVGDLADLRQLTRWAVRELGVSFIGINPLHATRNRYPYNHSPYLPLSSLFRNHIYLALEDIPELAASAPARRLLAHGGGLLARLRAAEHVPYDAADRFKLRALRALFDQFLADAWHRPGASERRRAFEDFLAAEGPALERFALFRAIEAHFGSGGAAPWSWRLWPEEYRSPDAAGARAFLAERREEVLFWQYLQWQLDEQLAGLDRDARAAGLALGYYHDLAMAVDEHGADAWAQQQLFARGARVGAPPDDFNTAGQDWGFPPPDPGRDRAAGYRSFREQVRRACRHAGLLRIDHVMRLARLYWIPAGLPASAGTYVRYRADELFGIVALESVRNRTVVIGEDLGIVPDGFRERMAAAGLCSCRLLWFERAADGAYRRPPEYPRDAMVSITTHDLATLAGFWSGHDLETRREIGHFPTADAYAAALAARRDERRRLSALLAELGLLGAPRGGEPAPLDGEMHNAVVALLCATPSRYLVLAQEDLFKVPDQQNVPGTVAERPNWVWRMPWTLEELETAQPVRDFARMFRENLRRSGRA; encoded by the coding sequence ATGGGGACCTCCCCCCTCGAGAGGCTCGCGGCCGCCGCGGGCATCGAGGCGTCGTGGCGCGACAACTGGGGCGGGATCCACCTTGCCGAGGAACGGACCGTTGCGGGCATCCTCGCCGCGATGGGGCTCTGCGCGGAGCCGCCGTCGGCCGCGCGCCGGACCCTGGCGCAGACGGCCGAGGCCGCGTGGTGCGAGCCCCTCCCGCCGGTGCTGGTCGTCAGCGCCGCGTCGCCCCCCGAGCGCTTCCCGGCGGCGCTGCCGCGCGGGACGGGTGCCCCGGGCGAGGGCGGCCGGAGCGTGCCGGCCTTCACCGTCGAGCTGATCGAGGAAGGCGGCGCGCGCCGCGGCGCCACCTTCGGCGGGGGCGAGATATCGCGCGCCGGGACGCGCCGGTACCGCAGCGGCGTCTGGGACCGCTTCGACGTCCCCCTTCCCGGGCCCTTCCCGCTGGGCTACCACACGCTGCGCGTCACGGCCCGGCGCGACGGGCGCGAGGTGCTCGGCGGCGAGATCCCCCTCATCGCCTGCCCGGACCGCTGCTGGACGCCTCCGGGACACGAGGACGGCGCGTGCGCCGGCGGGCTCGGCGTCGCACTCTACGGGCTGCGCTCGGCGCGCAACGCCGGCGTCGGCGACCTGGCGGACCTGCGGCAGCTCACGCGCTGGGCGGTGCGCGAGCTGGGCGTCTCGTTCATCGGCATCAACCCGCTGCACGCCACGCGCAACCGCTACCCGTACAACCACAGCCCGTACCTGCCCCTGTCCAGCCTCTTCCGCAACCACATCTACCTGGCGCTCGAGGACATCCCCGAGCTGGCGGCGAGCGCCCCGGCGCGCCGCCTCCTCGCCCACGGCGGCGGCCTGCTCGCGCGGCTGCGGGCGGCGGAGCACGTCCCGTACGACGCGGCGGACCGCTTCAAGCTGCGCGCGCTGCGCGCGCTCTTCGATCAGTTCCTCGCCGACGCCTGGCACCGCCCGGGCGCCAGCGAGCGGCGCCGGGCGTTCGAGGACTTCCTGGCCGCCGAGGGGCCGGCGCTGGAGCGCTTCGCGCTCTTCCGCGCGATCGAAGCGCACTTCGGCTCCGGCGGCGCAGCCCCCTGGTCCTGGCGGCTCTGGCCGGAGGAGTACCGCAGCCCGGACGCCGCCGGCGCGCGCGCGTTCCTGGCCGAGCGCCGGGAGGAGGTCCTCTTCTGGCAGTACCTGCAGTGGCAGCTCGACGAGCAGCTCGCTGGCCTCGACCGCGACGCGCGCGCCGCGGGGCTCGCGCTCGGGTACTACCACGACCTGGCGATGGCGGTCGACGAGCACGGCGCGGACGCCTGGGCGCAGCAGCAGCTGTTCGCGCGCGGGGCCCGCGTGGGGGCGCCGCCGGACGACTTCAACACGGCCGGGCAGGACTGGGGCTTCCCGCCGCCGGATCCCGGGCGCGACCGCGCGGCAGGATACCGCTCCTTCCGCGAGCAGGTGCGCCGCGCCTGCCGCCACGCCGGCCTGCTGCGGATCGATCACGTGATGCGCCTGGCGCGCCTCTACTGGATCCCGGCGGGCCTGCCGGCGTCGGCGGGGACGTACGTGCGCTACCGTGCGGACGAGCTCTTCGGGATCGTCGCCCTCGAGAGCGTGCGCAACCGCACCGTCGTCATCGGCGAGGATCTCGGGATCGTGCCCGACGGCTTCCGCGAGCGGATGGCCGCGGCCGGGCTGTGCTCCTGCCGGCTGCTCTGGTTCGAGCGCGCCGCCGACGGCGCCTACCGCCGGCCCCCGGAGTACCCGCGGGACGCGATGGTCTCGATCACGACGCACGACCTGGCGACGCTCGCGGGCTTCTGGTCGGGGCACGACCTGGAGACGCGGCGCGAGATCGGCCACTTCCCCACCGCCGACGCCTACGCGGCGGCGCTCGCGGCGCGGCGCGACGAGCGCCGCAGGCTCTCCGCGCTGCTCGCGGAACTCGGGCTGCTGGGGGCGCCCCGCGGCGGGGAGCCCGCGCCGCTCGATGGCGAGATGCACAACGCGGTCGTGGCGCTGCTGTGCGCGACGCCCAGCCGCTACCTGGTCCTGGCACAGGAGGACCTCTTCAAGGTGCCGGATCAGCAGAACGTGCCGGGGACGGTTGCCGAGCGGCCGAACTGGGTCTGGCGGATGCCGTGGACGCTCGAGGAGCTGGAGACTGCGCAGCCGGTGCGGGACTTCGCGCGGATGTTCCGGGAGAACCTGCGGCGCTCGGGAAGGGCCTAG